Genomic window (Nitrospirales bacterium LBB_01):
CAGTCAGTGTAGGCCCTTTAAGTGCCGTATAAGAGGCCAGCGCTGAAGCAACCCTGTCAATTCCAACGCGATCAGGATATCTGACATTAAATTTTACGCCTGAGCCCATTGCGTTTGTAATTAATATCGGTTCAAGTTCAAAACGCTCCCTTGCTGCCGCTGCAACATGCTCTGAAATGCCAGGAACAACCGACATAATGGCTATTGCACTTATATTAATGTCTGAAAAAAGCTCGGCAAAAGGATTTTTATTGCCATCAAACTGTCCTTTTGGTATAGATGACTTTTGTAAAACAGATTGCTGACTGATTACACCAGCCTTTACATTTGTGTTACCTATGTCAACAGTTAACAGCATGGGTAATATCGCCGCTTATGAGCAGCACTTTTGATCCCTCCGGTTTTTCAACTATGAGAAACCCGTTATCGTTTATGCCAAGTGCTTTTCCACAAATTGCTCCCGCATCTGTTGAAACCGACACTGTGGAATTTATCGTCTTACTGAGTAACTCCCACGTCTTAATGAGGGTTTGTTTTTCAAACTTTAATTTATCATAAAATGCGGCAAAGTGTTTTAACAGAGACTCTACGATTTGTCCTCTATCAAACAGTTTCCCTGTCTCCAAAAAAATACTCGTGGCAGTGTCTTTCAGCGAATATGGAAACTCTTTAGTGTTAACATTTAGACCAATTCCGGTAACTATGTAAGTAACAAGGCTGCCTGCCGATGATGACTCTGAAAGAATCCCTCCGAGTTTTTTACCGCAGCAGTATATATCGTTTGGCCACTTTGGCCACACGGTTAGATTACAGGTATCTTTGATAGCGTAAACTAAAGAAAGAGAGCTTATAACATTAATAAGCGTACATGGGAAATCCGGCTCAGGTCTAAATATGACAGACATGTAGATGTTTACGCCGGAGGGTGAAAACCATTCGCTTTGACCCTTTCCACGCCCCTTATGTTGGCTGTCAGCTATAATTACAGTCCCATGAGGGGCATTTTGCTTAGCCAGCGTTTTTGCAAGATCATTGGTGGAGGCGGTTTCAGTTACATACTGGATATTATAACTAAAATCCATACTCAGATGTTTTTATCCGGCGACGAACACAATGAGTTCAGAAAGCACTTAGAGCAGAGTGGTTTTATTGCCTTGCATATAGAGCGGCCAAAAAGAACAGTGCTAAGAGAAAATGCAATCCATTCAGTTTCAGGGATTAACTCTCTCAGAGTCATTTCCACTTTCTCGGGGTTTTTAGAATTAACCAGTTTAAGCCGGTTAGTAATTCTTAGCACATGTGTATCCACCGCAATAGCTGGAATTGAAAATGCCACAGCTAAAATAACACTTGCCGTTTTTCTCCCAACTCCGGGCAGCTTAGTTAACTCATCCATTGTCTTTGGAACAGATCCGGCATGGTTTGCAATAATTAATCCTGCGCACTTTTTGATTGCCTCGGCTTTGTTTTTAAAAAACCCTGTAGTTTTTATATCCTCCTCTAATATGCTTAAGTCAGCATTTGCAAAGTCCATAACAGTCGGATATTTCTTAAATAGGGTTTTTGTCACGATGTTTACTCTGACATCGGTGCACTGGGCGGAGAGAATAGTGGCTGCAAGGAGTTCAAACTCGGTTGTGAAATTAAGGGCGCATTGAGCGTTAGGGAAATTTTGCTTAAGTTTTGAAACTATCTCGCTTACCGTACTATTGGAATCCTTAAACAGCATTTGGAATATGTACCTTAATTTTGCCGTCAAGCACTGCGGCAAATCGTTTGGCATCTTCTTTAGTTCCCACAATAGTGCCATAGTGCATGGGGATAGCAATCTTAGGTTTAATGATAAGAGCTGCAGCAGCGGCCTCATCGGCAGTCATAACGTATGTGCCGCTTACGGGAAGGAGCGCTATGTCAATGTTTGTGAGTGAGCTCATCTCAGGGATGTGGTCGGTGTCTCCAGCCATATAGATTCTTATGCCGTTTACTTTAAAAACGAATCCCAACCAGTTGTTGTCCTTAGGGTGGAAATTTTTGTTAGTGTTGTAGGCTGGTACTGCTTCTACTTCAATGCCTGAAACTGTAAACTTATCACCGGGCATAGCAACTTTAACGTTGCCGGTCAGTTTAAAGGCACAATCGTGGGTAACAACAAAAGTCGTATCTTTGGAGCTAATTTTTCTTATGTCCTCCGGTGAAAAGTGGTCAAAGTGAGTGTGGCTTATAAAA
Coding sequences:
- a CDS encoding MBL fold metallo-hydrolase; the encoded protein is MIENVNWICHDCFKITGEKTIYTDPYNIKHTDKADLIFISHTHFDHFSPEDIRKISSKDTTFVVTHDCAFKLTGNVKVAMPGDKFTVSGIEVEAVPAYNTNKNFHPKDNNWLGFVFKVNGIRIYMAGDTDHIPEMSSLTNIDIALLPVSGTYVMTADEAAAAALIIKPKIAIPMHYGTIVGTKEDAKRFAAVLDGKIKVHIPNAV
- the nth gene encoding endonuclease III yields the protein MLFKDSNSTVSEIVSKLKQNFPNAQCALNFTTEFELLAATILSAQCTDVRVNIVTKTLFKKYPTVMDFANADLSILEEDIKTTGFFKNKAEAIKKCAGLIIANHAGSVPKTMDELTKLPGVGRKTASVILAVAFSIPAIAVDTHVLRITNRLKLVNSKNPEKVEMTLRELIPETEWIAFSLSTVLFGRSICKAIKPLCSKCFLNSLCSSPDKNI
- a CDS encoding biotin--[acetyl-CoA-carboxylase] ligase translates to MDFSYNIQYVTETASTNDLAKTLAKQNAPHGTVIIADSQHKGRGKGQSEWFSPSGVNIYMSVIFRPEPDFPCTLINVISSLSLVYAIKDTCNLTVWPKWPNDIYCCGKKLGGILSESSSAGSLVTYIVTGIGLNVNTKEFPYSLKDTATSIFLETGKLFDRGQIVESLLKHFAAFYDKLKFEKQTLIKTWELLSKTINSTVSVSTDAGAICGKALGINDNGFLIVEKPEGSKVLLISGDITHAVNC